The genomic region ATAATATCTATGATAGCGCAATGCTTTTGGGGATTATGGTgagtggtgaaggagaggtaAGTGGATGAAGCACCCGGATGGAAGGACAGCGGATGTCCGAGTTGTTTCCGGTGATACAACAACCCTCGGCATGCGGCATCGGGACGGTGCTGTTTGTTCGGGTTGCCTAATATCCCAACGGCTCAAATTTGTTCCTGTGTCGTCGGTATTCTCGCTATAGAATTTCTCTGTCAAGAAGAGGGGAACTTGTTGACAGGATTGGGCACCTTCCTGTATGGGATAGGGTGACACTTGGAGTTGCTTGTGCTCCACTCACTTACACGTTTGACTTCTTGATATTGACAGATAGCCCATCACATCTTTCCAACCTACACAGTCTCTCACCAACCTTGACCCTTCTTTCATGTCACTGTCATTCTgcacctccccaacagcaagtTTCCGTTTTCCAACTCATCTCCTGTGTGTTGTCCAAGACCACGATGGCGGAAGCAAccgtcccaccaccaccgccacccggCCTTTGGGTCCCCTCGATAACAATCTTCACCAACGACGACACCCTCGACCTAGAATCCCAATCCCTTTATTTCCAATACCTCACCTCTTCCCACGTCGGCCTCACAGGCCTTTTAGTCCTCGGCACAAACGCCGAGCCGTTCCTCCTCACCCGGGAGGAACGCTCCCAGCTGTTGCACCTCGCAAAGAGTGTCTGCCCCCCGGGATTCCCCATCATGGCTGGCGTTTCCGGCCACAGTCTAGCTCAGGTAAAGGAGTATATCTCCGACGCTCAGGACGCAGGGGCAGATTACGTGCTGGTCTTGCCGTGTGCGTATTTTGGGGCGAAGCCAGCTGTTGTGGAAGGGTTTTTCAAAGAGGTGGGGGAGTATGTGAGGACACtaggaagggaaagggggagggagatgggggttgtggtgtaTAACTTTCCCGGGGTGACGAATGGGGTTGATATGGACTCTGGGATGATATCACGAGTTGTGAGGGAGAGTGGGAATGTGGTGGGGGTTAAGTTGACTTGTGGGAGTGTGGCTAAGGTGACGAGGTTGGCGGCggagtttgggagggagaggtttaGTGTTTTTGGGGGGCAGAGTGATTTTTTGATTGGGGGGCTCAGTGTGGGAAGTGCCGGGTGCATTGCTGCGTTTGGGAATGTTTTTCCCAAGGTTATTGGACGGGTTTATAGGTtgtggaaggaggggaggggagaggaggcgtTGGTGTTGCATAGGAGGGCGGCATTGGGGGAGCAGGTGTTGAAGAGTCTAGGGGTTGCGGGGACGAAGCTGGCGGCGGGGATGTTTACGGGGGTGAGGGCTGGGGTTGTTCAGGAGGgtatggagggggtggaggagaggtttaAGATGAGGGCACCGTATGAGGctttgggaaagggggagagggagaggatttgggaggggttgaaggggttggatgagattgagaaggggTTGTGAGACATCGAGAGAttttggggtggtgttgaggttgggtggAGTTTGTGATGGGAAATGACCGGTACGGGGTGGGAATTTAATGCCCAGAAGAAATATAGATAAACGGTCAAATTAGCTTTACAATTGGAAGATAAGAATTGGGTCGCCTAGCTGTCGATATAGTGTGATGGATTCTGCAGACACTGGCACAGTTCTCGGAAGGTCAAAAGGAAGCACACCCCTGTCTGATGCCAAGACAATGAAATCCAATTTTTGGTGGGCCAGCCCAAACTCCCCCGCATGCTACCCCGCGGCATTGGCTTAACACCGAGTTTGACAGCCCGGGCAGTCCCTTCCTCTGCTGTCTTTGATCTCTTGCGACTCCAAGTCCTGATTTTATTCATCTCATCTATGTTCTAATCATGTTTCACTATTCAACGTCACATTCTCCAGTTGGGCATGTAGTGCTGACCGCAACTCTAGTAGAGTCAAATCGAGATGATGCGTCGAGTCTCGGAGGTTGCAGGGCCACCTAGGAAATGAGGTTATCATGAGCCTAGCAGGAATGGATCTTCGAGGCCAGGagataaaaaaaaggtaCAGGCGGGACAGATCCCACTCCAGCAGCTGAGCAACCACCAAGCACCCGATGACATCGGAGCTATAAACCGACTTCTTGTTCATTGTCTTGTCGTCTGAAGAATAATCTAGCTACCCCAGGAACCCACACTAATTCCACTACTAGCATGGGCCGACTAGAGGTCGTATCAGCTACTCTAGAACTGGGCTTTCGTAAAGAATCACATACTGGCTTGTGGCAtaaagaagaagctgaagaaaTAGCTGTCGGAGGCCGTGAGGACAAGTTGTGGCCAACTCGGCTATGCGGCAGCTTCCCTCGATGGCATGAGAGGCAAGACGTGGAAAGACACTCTGGGCAACAACAAACGTTTATAAGATCCCAAGACTCTGGGCAGTCGTGGCAGATGGGATCCTTTCCAGTCACATCCTTTCATCATGCACGAGAAAAGAGGGGAGCGTAAGGCGCCATGAGGTTTCAACCAACAATGCTGTCCTTGGCAGGTAATCCATATCTTTTATGGGCAAGGTGGCTGACGACGACAGCATACACCCACCAAGACAAACACAGCTTGGCTTCCACTGCCGTTGTGTTTGTATTGCTATCTGGAATAAGTATAATAAGCACTAGCTGAACAAGGCTGGAACTATGGATCTTGTATCTTTGTTGCTCCCCCACGCTCTTGCTTTTCTGCAATTGAGCATCAAGTGATAGCCTCACTTACTTGTAATGCATTTccaatccaccaccgcagccttgctgctgctgggcggtGTTCAAGCGCAAACTACGCTGCCACCTCCGCTGACTGAAACGTCATCGTCGGAGACATGCGCCATCAGCTTGACGCCGAGTTATGATGTTACCATAGCAAAGGGCTGGACGGCGCATCTGCTTGCTCGAAACCTCGGCTTCGCCCGTAGCATCAAGCTTGATGGCAGAGGCGGTCTCCTCGTTGTTTCTGCCCAAAGCGGCATCGTCCACCTCAACGTCACCGACAGAGCAAGCACCTGCCCCTACGtaatcaacaacaccaccgtcatCGAAGACGAACGAGTAAGCCCCCTTATATTTCCCATTTTATCCTCACCATCACTAACAGCCCCTCCAGCTCAACCATGGCATTGAACTCTCCCCCTCAGGCCGCACCCTTTACGCCTCCTCCCGCGAAAGCGTCTGGGCATGGGACTacgacccctccaccgcctcggTGTCCAACCGCCGCGAGATAATCACCAACATGACCAACACCGACCACGTCTCCcgcaccctcttcctctccccctcccaccccgaccTCCTCTTAGTCTCCCGCGGCAGCGCCTCCAACATCGACCCCTTATCCATCCCCTTGGAAAACGGCATCTCCCAAATCCGCgccttcaacatctccaacctcacctccacgAGCCCACCCTACAGCTATCCCTCCCAGGGCCTACTAATCGGCTCCGGCCTGCGCAACTCAGTCGGAATAGCCGAGCACCCCATCACCGGGGGTGTATTCAGCGTGGAAAACAACATCGACCAAACCACCCGCCTCGGCACGGACATCCACAACGAAAACCCAGGCGAAGAACTCAACTTTCACGGCTTCCTCAACGGGTCCCTACCAGAAAACCGACACCACGGCTACCCGTTCTGTTTCCCGTTGTACAACAGAACCGACTTCCCCGACCTCAACACTCTGACCACGGGGGATCAGTTCTCCCTGAATCAAACCGCCGAGTTGAACGATGAGACTTGCGCACGGGAGTATGTCCCCCCGCGGCTGACATTCAAGGCGCACATGGCACCACTGGATATCAAGTTCAACCGTGAGGGGACGAGGGCTTACGTCTCGTTTCATGGGAGCTGGAATCGGGATGAGCCGGAGGGGTATAAAGTCGCAGAGGTGGAGTGGGATGCCGGGACGGGGCAGCCAGTTCATAGCGCAAAGAGTTTGAATGCCGCGAGGGATTTGTTGAATACGGGGGATGTGCACCGGTGCAGGCCGGATGGGATTTGTCTGAGGCCTGTTGGGTTGCAGGTGGATGGTCGAGGGAGGGTGTTTGTTAGCAATGATtatggaggggaggtttgggttttggagcagacgggggatgtggaggaggaaagttgggaggaggtgaattatgggggggatgatggcaatgatgatggagaggggaatggtggtgggaatggtGGAACAGGAACAGATGGTGAGGAGCCGGCTGAGACTTCTAATCCTGCAGTGAAGGGGGCTGGAACAGTAAGGACagaggggtgggtggtgatgggaatgACAATTGTGTTGTCGTTTGTGGGGGGGATCTTTGTGATTGTTGCTTAGAGGGGTGacacccccccttcttctctgttgttgatggttgacATACACGACACGACGTTCCAAGCCTGACTTTTGCTGTCATCTCAAACGCACTGCCagtaaataataatatttctAAACCGCGCACCACAACGCCCGCCATAATCATTACATCTCACGCAAAATTACTCCTCAATGGTCTTGACGCACTCCCACTCGCCCTTAAGGTTCTCCTTCCACAAGGTAACCTTGTTATCCGCCCCGCTGGCCGCAAGAACGTTCCCGCTCAGGGACCAGCTCACGCGCcagacagcagcatcaaagTTCAGGACCTTGAAATTCCACTGCCCGGGGCTGGCAGAGTCAGTCGTCCAGATCCGCACTGTCCTGTCCTGTGACGCAGAGGCAATATAGCTCTTCTGAAGCACCGTTGGGCTCCACGCCACATCCCTGACCCAATCGGTATGACCCGCCAAgggctctctctcttgcttATAGCTGTTCGTAGCCGGGTCGTACGCCCAGATCTTGAGCTGGTTGTCGGAACCGCCAGTTACAAAGCGTCTGTTGCCGGCCGACCCTGGGCCGGGGTTGCTGCTGACGATGCTGCCGGGTGTGGTGGCAGGCGCCCAAGAAACCGAGTTGGCACCCAGACCGTGCGCGTGGAAGCTGCTGTGCTCCCAGCTGTTGTCCTTGAATTCGAGAACGCTGACGTTGCCATCGGAGGAAGCGCATGCGAGGAGGCAACCGGCCTCGTGGGGGGACCAAGACACAATGTTCACGCTGGCCTTGTGGAGGGCAAAGTCGAAGATGCGCTGCCACGAGCCGTTTTGCTCGCGCCAGATGAGTACCTTGCCGTCGTAGCCCGCGCTCGCGAGGATGTTGCCGTACTTGGGATGCGCCCAGGACACGCACCACACTGCGCCCTCGTGCCTAACCACGACCTGTCAGCATCGGGAATTGGAAACTGCCCGTGCTCGTGACGGGAAACATACCCCTTGAGTGTCTCGATCAACCGTTGTGACTCGCCCTCAATCTCgaagatcttgatggtgcgATCCGACGAGCAGGTCGCTAACCTTCGGCCGTAGTAATCCAGGACGGCATCGTGCTGCCTTGCGTGTCAAATTCCAGAATCAAGGGTAATCGGTAGAGCTAATCGAGGAATCGCGGGGTACGTACGATCATGTCATCGTGACCGGTGTTGCTGATAACCTGGGCGCCCGCTGTCTGAATAGCTCCGGCCATGGTTAGCATTTGTCCACTGGGTTGGGGTCTCTCCCCTGGCTGGCGAAGCGAACAGCAGAGGGGCGgtgggcggaggagagggcgggcGAACCATTTTGTAGGTTTATTATTGTTTGTCGGGGTATTTTATTGTTCTCCCAATCAGGTATTGTTTAAGTGAGAGGAATGCGGgaggtgttgtggttgttttggggtCGCAGATGGGATCGAGAGGACAGGTCGGTCGCTGGAGGCCCAGGAGCTGGTGCCCTGCGTATAGCGTAATGCTCGAACCTACCCCTGTGTCCCACTGTCCAGCTGGCAAAGAAAATCAAGGTGAGCTCGGTATGgccttgttgaccttgactCAGCGTTGGTCTCACCGCAGCCTTGCCCCACCCGAAATACCCCACACACATCCCGGCCTGGGAATTCGCCCTCCACTCCCGCATGCGTTCACAAGCTGACTGAGCCACCGACCTTTCTCTTCGAAGAGTTCGCAACACCACAAAACACCGACTTTGGAAGGACCAAAACACTCGTCTCATCCTTCAGAGCCTCGGGAGAGTCTCGTGACCAAGTGGGTCCCTTTCAATGGCGGTTTGGTCAACCACAACAATAGAATAATGccttatttttctttttcctatTCATCCCAGCATCAATAGTAATAACCGCCTCTCAAAGAGAGGTTCCCTTTTTGCCTAAGACATCCAGGGACCTCGGCTTCTTTTCGTAACTTGCGAATATCCTCACCACTGCTTTTCGCCCCCCGGGTTCCCATATCACATCGTCaattctccttctctctccctccaagCCAGTCGCTCTTCTCCAGAACAAATCCGAGTTCCGAACCGTTCAACTCAGCGACTATTCTCTCTAGTCGTCAAGATGGCTGACTCCATGTGCGGCCCATCCAACGGGGCTAAGAACCTGCTCGCGCATACCGACCGCGATCGTACCCTGCACCAAGATCGGCTCGTGAATGCTCCTCAGGCTGGTCCCGGAGCTGTGAGTATCTCCATCAACTGCTATCGACATTTTACTAACCATTCGACAGTCATTCCGGTCGCAGAATGCCGGTCCGAGCAACGCTGCCCAGAGAGCCTTTGAGGGTTTTCAGCAGGGTGGTCCGGTCAACGCTGGCTTTGAGAACGGCCCTCTGCTCCCTGATATGAACCCGGCTGCCCTTCATCGCCCTCCTATGGCCATGTCTCCTGCTCCGATGGCTGCTCGCCTGGCCGCAGAGCATCATGCAGCTATGCGCCTCGAGTCGCCCGCCACCGGTGGAGTCGGGAACCAAGCCTGGATCAATGAGTTTGCCAGCATGAAGATTGCGAACGGCAGTTCGGTCCAAGCTGGTCAAACCCCAGGGATGGCGATGAGCCACCCTGGTGTGCCTGTTGTTCAGCAGCCTATGATGCTCCCCACCACAGGTGTCAACAGTTTCGCCCCTTACCAAACTGGCATGGCCTTTCAGAGCTACCTACCTGCTCTCTCCGCCCCCATGACCCACAGCCAACTCCCAGGTCAAGaagccaccgccgccgccgctgtaCAAGTCGAAAGcgccgaggtcaaggacgCCTTTGCCGATCTATTCGACCAGTACGAGCAGCAAGCCGACCAGCTGACCGACTACCAGCGTCAGGAGCAGGAATTCGAGCAGGAGCAAGCCAAGTGGATGGCCGAGCATGGACCCAAAGCCCTTCCGCCTACCGATGCCGAGATGGGGGCGATCAACTCGGAGATGGAGCGGATTGCCGACGAGCAGGAGGAACACGCCCGTCGGAGGGAGAATGCGGACCTGGCTCGGGCGGCCGAGGATATTCTGAGGGCTGTTAGTGGCAACAACTCGGACAAGTTCAAGCACTCGAATTTTTTGGAGTTGATGAGACGGATTGCGGCGAGTGAGATTGTGGTGAATGAGGAGAATTTCATCGATGCGGATACGGGGGAGAAGATTGAGACGGGGGATTTGGTTGCTGAGGGGCCGGTGaatggcagcggcagcagcggtgACGGCAATCctgtgaagggggagagtggtgcggtgggcggtggtggtgatgtgccgccgccgccgactgCTCCGGCGAGCGCCTGATTTCCTTTTTATTTTCGACAACAAGTTTGATGATCTACTGACAACATACAACAACGTCCTGTCGACATGACCCCAtgaccaaccaccaccacgacaacCCACGACCTTTTGACGACAATAGTTCTTACAGCAGTGTTATTTTACGTTTTTGCCTATGGATTTTTTTgttattgtttttttttacctcTAGGCGAGTTCATGCTTTTggcttcttttgctcttttttttttcatagTTTGTTTCctgatatttttttttcgttctTCAAATCAAACATTTgtatttttttcttcctgtTTATTGTATTCGTTACgatggggagatgaagagatgAGGAGATGAGAGGATGAGcatgtgttgttgatgacgatggggaatcatgatgatgatgatgagcaacCAAGCAAGCATCATTACAGAAGAGCATTAGCATCGTATTGTACTAGATATTGCATTtgaggtggcggcggcggtggtggtgtggtttgATAAGTGTATGCATTAGCATAGGGAACATTGTTATGGtcgtgggtgtggtggtggtttgggggtcatggtggtttggttgttgctgatggtggtagGATaaatgttgttgttgttgttgtcgactCTCTTGACTCCTGGGtttgtttctctctctcgcgcGCGCATTGTGTTGTAGACGAAATGGCATGGGGGGTGCATGGATTTTGGCGTTTTATTCTCAAGAGGGGGAAAAACGAGGGTGGATTGTGAACCTGGGCTGCTTACAGGATAAAGGGATAGATGATAGGCTTCATGGCCGACGGAATATCACACTTCTCGAAACCTTTTCGAACTCCCATGTGCCGTGAAATGAATGACAGAGAATGGGATTCACAACTGCTCTTTTGTGAGGCCCCACCTGCAGCCCAACATCTCTGTGGTGGAgaccctctcccctttccatcaACACTTGCTCCTgtctcacctcaccaccactcacTACCTACCAAAAATGGAATCTCTATCAGGTCAaacactcctcctccctcccacaaCCCACTTCCTCCGCACCTGGAAATCATCATTACCTCCCCaattccctcctcccgcccctCACCCCTTGCACAACCGCCTGACAGAGGAAGTCATAAACCCCATCCtttcctccctcatcccccagcCAAAAGCGCTGCAAAAGGCTATCGAGTATGACACCGCTTTGTTGGTCTGTGGGCTGTACCCTTCTCTTGCGGCCGGATCCGAAGATTTTGAAAAGCTGAAAACTGTGGCcgtgtgggtggtgtggattGTGCTTTGGGATGATGCTATTGATTCTGACTCTTCTGGGGGTATAAACGCGAGGGAGTATGTGGAAGTGTCGAAGCGGTATGTGAGGTGGTGTTTACttcgggaggaggaggaggaaccggACGCGCCGACGAAGGTTTGTGAGTTGATGAAGAGtgctggggggaggttgaggggggtgaatgggtggggggagggggatgtgagGAGGCTGTGGGGGGTATTGGAGTGTTATATGAATGGTTGTTTGGTGGAGTATCGTGTTAGGATGTCGGGAACAACGGTTGCCGAGTTGAGGTTGTTAGGGGATGAAGTAGGGGAGCAGGAGTTTTGGGCTTGGAGGACGGGGACGAGTGGGGTGGCGGCTTTTTGTTTGATGGGGCGGGTGATGAatgggggtgaggggttgtcgggggaggtttgggggtgggaggaggttagggggatggagatgatggttaTCAAGTCTTTTGTTGTGTGAGTTTTGAGATGTGGGATGGATCAAGAGTGGGAAGGCTAATGATTGGGGCTAGGGTGAATGAGCTGTTTTCGTTGAAGAAGGAATTGGTGAGTGGAGAGGGTGCTTGGATGGGTCGAGAAAAGGTTGCTGATATGAGATGTTGAGCAGAAAGATGGCGCGGCTATGAATTTGGTATCGATAGCTATGCACGACCGGAACCGTGATCTCGCGGGTGCTGTGGGGGGGATTTTGGGAGACTATGGGCATTGGGGCTGTGAGTTTCGGAATCTCGCTACTCGTTTCCGAGCAAGAGCGAAAGAAGAGCATGGAGGTGAGGTTATGGAGATGGTTGAGAAGACCATCGAGGCCTACGAGGCGGTTGTGACGGCTATACTAGAATTCTCGGTCCAGAGCCCAAGGTACGGCATAAAACAGTACCAGAGGGAAGATGGGTATTTTGAGATACCTCTATAGGTAGTGAAGTGTAGAACAAGTGTCTCGGCCCGGCATCTTGGCGGTCCCAACCCGGCGGGGCGGATCGGCTCCGCTTGCTCCCGCTCCGCAACGGAGGACCGGACCGACCATCGGGGACTTTTCTGTGAGATATCAAAACAGCTACGcagaacaaaacaaaccatcGGGTTTTTGCAACAGAAACAAAATCAGGTCCCAACGCATATCTCGCCAGAATTTGCATCCTTGACATCAAATAACTGTCCTTCTCCACGCTGTTGCACAACATCTGGACGGATTGCGTCATGGCAGACTTTCATTATTCGCTAGGATCCCACGGGGAAGGGCTCCACAATTGTCCACGCATTACCCTCACTCAGCTTCATCGTCGACTCACAAATCCAGTATAAAACCGCCTTCTGCCGACCTTCTAGAATATCGATCGTGTTCTCTACACTCGATTGCAAATGTCAGAGACATCAGAACAGAAAATGGCAGACGCACTCGAATGGAACTACACATCACCCTTGGCGGGGTATGAGaactcccctcctcttcccgaTGAGCGCACCGATGACGGCAAGAGCTATGTCAACAACCAGACGGGTGTGAAGAGTGTGGCATATGAAAGGTTCATTGAGCCGTTGGATAACGGTCGACGGGGTGGTTTGTAAGTTCTCTTTCTGTTCCCTCACCATGACCCACATCACTCACTATCCCCAGCGACATTCATGTCTATTACTTCCAAAACAACCCTCAACAAACCCAATATGCGAGAGAGCTCTGGCAGAGAATCCGGC from Podospora bellae-mahoneyi strain CBS 112042 chromosome 4, whole genome shotgun sequence harbors:
- a CDS encoding hypothetical protein (CAZy:AA12; COG:G; EggNog:ENOG503NVWQ) yields the protein MHFQSTTAALLLLGGVQAQTTLPPPLTETSSSETCAISLTPSYDVTIAKGWTAHLLARNLGFARSIKLDGRGGLLVVSAQSGIVHLNVTDRASTCPYVINNTTVIEDERLNHGIELSPSGRTLYASSRESVWAWDYDPSTASVSNRREIITNMTNTDHVSRTLFLSPSHPDLLLVSRGSASNIDPLSIPLENGISQIRAFNISNLTSTSPPYSYPSQGLLIGSGLRNSVGIAEHPITGGVFSVENNIDQTTRLGTDIHNENPGEELNFHGFLNGSLPENRHHGYPFCFPLYNRTDFPDLNTLTTGDQFSLNQTAELNDETCAREYVPPRLTFKAHMAPLDIKFNREGTRAYVSFHGSWNRDEPEGYKVAEVEWDAGTGQPVHSAKSLNAARDLLNTGDVHRCRPDGICLRPVGLQVDGRGRVFVSNDYGGEVWVLEQTGDVEEESWEEVNYGGDDGNDDGEGNGGGNGGTGTDGEEPAETSNPAVKGAGTVRTEGWVVMGMTIVLSFVGGIFVIVA
- a CDS encoding hypothetical protein (EggNog:ENOG503NWCG; COG:E), with protein sequence MAEATVPPPPPPGLWVPSITIFTNDDTLDLESQSLYFQYLTSSHVGLTGLLVLGTNAEPFLLTREERSQLLHLAKSVCPPGFPIMAGVSGHSLAQVKEYISDAQDAGADYVLVLPCAYFGAKPAVVEGFFKEVGEYVRTLGRERGREMGVVVYNFPGVTNGVDMDSGMISRVVRESGNVVGVKLTCGSVAKVTRLAAEFGRERFSVFGGQSDFLIGGLSVGSAGCIAAFGNVFPKVIGRVYRLWKEGRGEEALVLHRRAALGEQVLKSLGVAGTKLAAGMFTGVRAGVVQEGMEGVEERFKMRAPYEALGKGERERIWEGLKGLDEIEKGL
- a CDS encoding hypothetical protein (EggNog:ENOG503PEPG; COG:S); the encoded protein is MTENGIHNCSFVRPHLQPNISVVETLSPFHQHLLLSHLTTTHYLPKMESLSGQTLLLPPTTHFLRTWKSSLPPQFPPPAPHPLHNRLTEEVINPILSSLIPQPKALQKAIEYDTALLVCGLYPSLAAGSEDFEKLKTVAVWVVWIVLWDDAIDSDSSGGINAREYVEVSKRYVRWCLLREEEEEPDAPTKVCELMKSAGGRLRGVNGWGEGDVRRLWGVLECYMNGCLVEYRVRMSGTTVAELRLLGDEVGEQEFWAWRTGTSGVAAFCLMGRVMNGGEGLSGEVWGWEEVRGMEMMVIKSFVV
- the SEC13 gene encoding GTPase-activating protein S13 (COG:U; EggNog:ENOG503NU25) — translated: MTAGAQVISNTGHDDMIHDAVLDYYGRRLATCSSDRTIKIFEIEGESQRLIETLKGHEGAVWCVSWAHPKYGNILASAGYDGKVLIWREQNGSWQRIFDFALHKASVNIVSWSPHEAGCLLACASSDGNVSVLEFKDNSWEHSSFHAHGLGANSVSWAPATTPGSIVSSNPGPGSAGNRRFVTGGSDNQLKIWAYDPATNSYKQEREPLAGHTDWVRDVAWSPTVLQKSYIASASQDRTVRIWTTDSASPGQWNFKVLNFDAAVWRVSWSLSGNVLAASGADNKVTLWKENLKGEWECVKTIEE
- a CDS encoding hypothetical protein (EggNog:ENOG503P48Y; COG:S); the encoded protein is MADSMCGPSNGAKNLLAHTDRDRTLHQDRLVNAPQAGPGASFRSQNAGPSNAAQRAFEGFQQGGPVNAGFENGPLLPDMNPAALHRPPMAMSPAPMAARLAAEHHAAMRLESPATGGVGNQAWINEFASMKIANGSSVQAGQTPGMAMSHPGVPVVQQPMMLPTTGVNSFAPYQTGMAFQSYLPALSAPMTHSQLPGQEATAAAAVQVESAEVKDAFADLFDQYEQQADQLTDYQRQEQEFEQEQAKWMAEHGPKALPPTDAEMGAINSEMERIADEQEEHARRRENADLARAAEDILRAVSGNNSDKFKHSNFLELMRRIAASEIVVNEENFIDADTGEKIETGDLVAEGPVNGSGSSGDGNPVKGESGAVGGGGDVPPPPTAPASA
- a CDS encoding hypothetical protein (EggNog:ENOG503PEPG; COG:S), translated to MWDGSRVGRLMIGARVNELFSLKKELKDGAAMNLVSIAMHDRNRDLAGAVGGILGDYGHWGCEFRNLATRFRARAKEEHGGEVMEMVEKTIEAYEAVVTAILEFSVQSPRYGIKQYQREDGYFEIPL